A stretch of the Mesorhizobium sp. Pch-S genome encodes the following:
- a CDS encoding helix-turn-helix domain-containing protein encodes MDADKVFKALGDPTRRRLLDLLYEKNGQTLGQLCENLDMARQSATQHLGILEEANLVSTIKRGREKLHFINPVPLHEVYERWVRKFERQRLELLHDLKQELEGE; translated from the coding sequence ATGGACGCTGACAAGGTTTTCAAGGCGCTGGGTGACCCGACACGCAGGAGACTGCTCGACCTTCTTTACGAGAAGAACGGGCAGACGCTCGGCCAGCTTTGCGAGAACCTCGACATGGCCCGACAGTCGGCCACGCAGCACCTCGGCATCCTCGAAGAGGCCAACCTGGTCAGCACGATCAAGCGTGGCCGGGAGAAGCTGCATTTCATCAACCCCGTGCCGCTGCATGAAGTCTACGAGCGGTGGGTGCGCAAATTCGAACGTCAGCGGCTCGAGCTGCTGCACGACCTGAAACAGGAACTCGAGGGAGAGTGA
- a CDS encoding SRPBCC family protein has protein sequence MARETTSFVYVTYILSTPEKVFEAIARPEITRRYWGHENVSDWKPGSSWEHVRAGGERTVKVVGKVVEATPPTRLVITWAAPGQAADPASHSRVTFAIEDCENMVRLTVTHDELEAGSDMAKTMTKGWPAVLSSLKSFLETGRGLDIFGKPKAA, from the coding sequence ATGGCCAGAGAGACGACCAGTTTTGTCTATGTGACATACATTCTCTCGACACCGGAAAAGGTGTTCGAGGCCATCGCCAGACCCGAGATCACGCGGCGCTACTGGGGCCACGAGAATGTCTCCGACTGGAAGCCCGGATCGTCGTGGGAACATGTTCGCGCCGGCGGCGAGCGTACCGTCAAGGTCGTCGGCAAGGTCGTCGAGGCCACGCCACCGACCCGCCTCGTCATCACCTGGGCGGCTCCCGGCCAGGCTGCCGATCCGGCAAGCCATAGCCGGGTGACCTTCGCCATCGAGGACTGTGAGAACATGGTTCGGCTCACCGTCACCCATGATGAACTCGAAGCCGGAAGCGATATGGCGAAGACCATGACGAAGGGCTGGCCAGCCGTTCTTTCCAGCCTGAAATCCTTCCTCGAAACCGGCCGCGGCCTCGACATCTTCGGCAAGCCGAAAGCGGCCTGA
- a CDS encoding GFA family protein — protein sequence MTKIYRGGCACGAIRYETTSEPIFENHCQCRDCQKQSGTGHASYLTFANRTDMAMTGETHSWRVASDSGNEKIYAFCPTCGAPVYLSTVAMPDFIAVSAASLDDPGQFKPQVVTYAARGHAWDTLDPSLPKFEGMPHG from the coding sequence ATGACCAAGATCTATCGCGGCGGCTGCGCCTGCGGCGCGATCCGCTATGAGACCACAAGCGAACCCATCTTCGAAAATCACTGCCAGTGCCGCGACTGCCAGAAACAGAGCGGCACGGGGCACGCATCCTATCTGACCTTTGCCAACCGGACCGACATGGCGATGACGGGAGAGACGCACAGCTGGCGCGTGGCGAGCGACAGCGGCAACGAAAAGATCTACGCCTTCTGCCCGACCTGCGGCGCACCGGTCTATCTGTCGACCGTCGCCATGCCGGACTTCATCGCCGTCTCGGCGGCCAGTCTGGACGACCCCGGCCAGTTCAAGCCGCAAGTGGTCACCTACGCCGCCCGGGGCCACGCCTGGGACACCCTCGATCCCTCGTTGCCGAAATTCGAGGGGATGCCGCACGGATAG